A genomic window from Sulfurimonas sp. includes:
- a CDS encoding molybdopterin-dependent oxidoreductase → MENTETIDSVCTYCGVGCDIAAHVKDNKIVKIFAHPDGVVSQGKLCVKGKYGFDFVDSKERLRIPKIKKSFLEKNPAIKEAISSSLTRFDDVWYECSLDSATTAAAMKLKEVQAKYGRKSVASIGGARTSCESAYIFQKFTRHTLNSPHVDNCARVCHSPSLKGMRTTIGEGAATNPYNDIYNCEFMIVMGSNTIEAHPIIANRIVEMAVKHDNMAVFDVREIKLHKFAKYKAIVPYEANLLVLNMLAYVIITEELYSESFIAERTKGFDEFREKILSDPFANPKYFEQIEGYEQLGKIIPKVAREYALKKSMIFWGLGITEHIDGSYAVMAITHLALMTGNIGKSGAGLMPLRGQNNVQGACDMGMLPYYDPDYQVPKEIGLTTPQLVDEMLEDRVKAVLNIGEDLMHIHPNINKIEKALESLEFIMVQELFMTEIAQKADIVIGVKSAYEKTGVYVNAMRRLHLSQPLVKSDLPDDWEVIQMLDNKMGGSYAYKNSNEVWDEVREVAYRRFSGASYVRLERHRKRGLQWPVHTEDTPILHQLDFRTDDGLGEFHYHQYKLRGMVKEIVEKNFSGYYLTTGRTIAMYNNSAQTRQTPSLMDKYSEDLLLVNENDANDFRSDRVILKTKNGQTTPLKVKFTDKVERKTLFVTFHHADSKINALFGDESDELILTAAFKSVKVEVVNL, encoded by the coding sequence ATGGAAAATACAGAGACGATAGATAGCGTTTGTACTTATTGCGGTGTCGGCTGTGATATTGCCGCTCATGTCAAAGATAACAAGATTGTAAAGATTTTTGCACATCCCGACGGAGTCGTTTCACAAGGAAAACTTTGCGTAAAAGGAAAGTACGGATTTGATTTTGTGGACTCAAAAGAGCGACTCCGCATTCCAAAAATCAAAAAAAGCTTTTTAGAGAAAAATCCTGCTATAAAAGAGGCGATTTCTTCATCTTTAACCCGGTTTGACGATGTCTGGTATGAGTGCAGTCTTGACTCGGCAACTACGGCGGCGGCAATGAAGCTAAAGGAAGTTCAAGCAAAATATGGACGAAAAAGCGTAGCTTCTATAGGGGGGGCGAGAACTTCGTGCGAGAGTGCTTACATTTTTCAAAAGTTCACCCGCCATACTCTAAACTCTCCGCATGTAGATAACTGTGCCAGAGTCTGCCACTCTCCAAGTTTAAAAGGAATGAGAACTACTATCGGAGAGGGAGCGGCTACAAACCCGTATAATGACATTTATAACTGTGAATTTATGATAGTTATGGGCTCAAATACAATAGAAGCACACCCGATTATAGCAAACCGCATAGTCGAGATGGCTGTAAAACATGACAATATGGCTGTTTTTGATGTCAGAGAGATAAAACTTCATAAGTTTGCAAAGTATAAAGCGATTGTTCCGTATGAGGCAAATCTATTGGTTTTAAATATGTTGGCGTATGTCATCATAACCGAAGAGCTTTACAGCGAGAGTTTTATAGCCGAGAGAACAAAAGGTTTTGATGAATTTAGAGAAAAAATCTTAAGCGACCCGTTTGCAAATCCGAAATATTTTGAGCAAATTGAGGGTTATGAACAACTCGGCAAGATAATTCCAAAAGTAGCGCGTGAGTATGCGCTTAAAAAGTCTATGATTTTTTGGGGTCTTGGGATTACCGAACATATAGACGGCTCTTATGCGGTTATGGCGATAACTCATTTGGCTTTGATGACGGGAAATATCGGAAAAAGCGGTGCAGGACTTATGCCTCTAAGAGGGCAGAACAATGTTCAAGGCGCGTGCGATATGGGAATGTTGCCGTACTATGACCCTGATTATCAAGTACCAAAAGAAATTGGACTTACGACTCCGCAGTTGGTTGACGAGATGTTAGAGGACAGAGTAAAAGCGGTTTTAAATATCGGCGAAGATTTAATGCATATCCATCCAAATATTAACAAGATAGAAAAAGCTTTGGAGAGTTTAGAATTTATAATGGTGCAAGAGCTTTTTATGACGGAGATAGCACAAAAAGCAGATATCGTAATAGGCGTAAAGTCGGCTTATGAGAAAACAGGCGTTTATGTAAATGCGATGAGAAGACTGCACCTTTCACAACCGCTTGTAAAATCAGACTTACCTGATGACTGGGAAGTTATCCAGATGTTGGATAATAAAATGGGTGGAAGTTACGCTTATAAAAACTCAAATGAAGTTTGGGATGAAGTAAGAGAGGTTGCATACCGCCGCTTTAGCGGAGCGTCTTATGTTAGGCTGGAGCGACATAGAAAAAGAGGGCTTCAATGGCCTGTTCATACCGAAGATACGCCGATACTACATCAGCTTGATTTTAGAACGGATGACGGTTTGGGTGAGTTTCATTACCATCAATACAAACTTCGAGGTATGGTAAAAGAGATAGTCGAGAAGAATTTTAGCGGCTATTATCTCACCACGGGTAGAACTATCGCTATGTACAATAACTCCGCTCAAACAAGGCAAACACCGAGTTTGATGGATAAATACAGCGAAGATTTGCTTTTGGTAAATGAAAATGATGCGAATGACTTTAGAAGCGATAGGGTGATTTTGAAAACAAAAAAC